GACATCAACAACATTTCCACCACCTACAAACCGCTTGTGGTTAAGTTTTCAGCCACTTGGTGCGGTGCCTGCGGTTCTGTTGGCTATCCGGTTTTTAAAGACATTGCCAGCCAGCACGGCAGCAAAATCACATTGCTCAATGTAAACACAGATGATGATATCAACAGCGGAACACCTCCGGGTGCTGGCGGGCTGCTCAATTATTTCGACGTAAGCGGCATTCCTTCCTGCGGTGTTAACCTGAGTGAGGGCTTCTATCCCGATGTAGCTGATATCAACGACAGCATCACCGCGGTAAGAGCTGTGCACACAAAAGCAAAAGCCGGTATTGGTTTTTCTTTGAAAGTTGAAGGCAACAACGCCGTTATCACTACCAAAACCGTAGCTTTTGAAGCACTCACAGGTCGTTACAGCCTGGCGGTTTATCTTACCGAAGACAACATTGAGGAAGAACAATCAGGTCTTTCAAGCGGTACCGGTAAGTTTGACCACATTTTCCGTGGCGCAGCGGATGGCCAGTCTTGGGGAGCTCCCATCATCACCACCTCATGCGAAGCAGGTGCCGTGTTTGATAAGAAAGTATCTATTCCGATTCCTGCTGATGTGCGTAACCGCAACAACCTTCATGCAGTAGTGGTGTTGTATAAAATCGATCCGACATCATATATGCCGGTTGATGTAATCAATACAAACCACAA
The genomic region above belongs to Bacteroidota bacterium and contains:
- a CDS encoding Omp28-related outer membrane protein, with product MKKALLVLPLAALLFTVSSCKKEVPAQDINNISTTYKPLVVKFSATWCGACGSVGYPVFKDIASQHGSKITLLNVNTDDDINSGTPPGAGGLLNYFDVSGIPSCGVNLSEGFYPDVADINDSITAVRAVHTKAKAGIGFSLKVEGNNAVITTKTVAFEALTGRYSLAVYLTEDNIEEEQSGLSSGTGKFDHIFRGAADGQSWGAPIITTSCEAGAVFDKKVSIPIPADVRNRNNLHAVVVLYKIDPTSYMPVDVINTNHN